In the Candidatus Binatia bacterium genome, CGTTGTCGGCGAATGGAATTCGCGTCTCCAAATCCGAGAGGATAAATTTGGCGTCGACAAAAGCCGAACTCCGGGAGCTGAGTTCCCTATTTCTCTTGAATTCCGTCTCGACCGCATGGATCTTCTTGGAAGCTTCGTGGAGCGCCTCTTGGATAAAGTCGGCGGCGACATAGCTGATGGCGGGCTCGGTCAAATAACGAACGTTCTGGCTGACCCGGTAAAGCTGTTTCGAGACGAGGAACAGGCCGTAGTTACCGTTGCCGCAACCGGCGTCGAGGACCTTCTGCCCCGGCCATGCGGAGCCCAACAATTTGTAGATCAGGCCCAAAAGATTCCAGTAGTCATGGATGTTGATGATATATTGGAAATTGCTCAAATACTTTTTCCAGAATTCGCGCTCCTCCGCCTTGGAATATTCGTAGACATTTCTTAAAAAAGCTTTTTCCGCGGCTTGCCTGGCTTGAACGAATTTTAAATCGGGGCGGTGCACGTCGCCGTGCGTCGGACAGTTCCGGTTCAAGCGCGCCGCGGCGAAGTGAACGGCCTCTTTGAGCACCGAGTCCAGAATTTCCGCATTCTCTGAAAATCTGTGCAGGGCGTTGGGAAAAACGACAAAGGCCTTGTCCGGACAAGACATCGCCCGATAGGTGGATTGAGCTTCGCCGATGTCAACCCAGTGGTCTCTCTCTCCGACGAAGAGCGCGGTCGGCACGTGCAAGTGGCCGGCGTCCTCGACGGCGCTCGAAATAGAGGCGAGCGATCCTTGAACCGCATCGCCTAAAAATCCATCCGCATGGATGGGAAACCCCATCACGTCCAGGGTGCCATAGCGCTTGCCCTGGAGATAGTTGCCGATAAGGTCCTCTCTGTATATGGCGTTGAGGGTCGCTTGCAGATTCACCACCGGAGCCAGGAGAACCAGAAACTTTACCCGTGGATCGACGGACGCAACTTTCAATGCGACGCGCCCCGCCAAGCTGGTCGCCAATATTCCGGCTCGCAACGACGGCCAGCGCCCCTCGGCGTAGTCGAGCAATCCGAGAAAGTCATCGTTCATTTTCGTCAGGCGGGCAACGAAAATATCCCCTTCGCTTTCCCCCACATGGTCGGTCCAATCAAAACGCAAGCATTGAAATCCGTTGGCGGCAAAGTAGGCCGACATGAAAAGGTAATTTTCCTTGATATCGCCGTAAGCCGGTGGGACCAAGATCAGGCCGGCCGGAGTGGCGGCTTTCGGAACATCCAGATAGGCAATGATGGTTTTTCCCGCTCGGCTGGTCAGTTCGATCCGGGTCGTGACAAAGGTTTCCCCAGGGACCTCGAGCAGCCTTTCTTCGTGAATAATTTGCTGTTTGCTCATGATCTCAGCGTTCAGTGCGCTGCCGATGGCAGGGGAACATTCATATTTGTGGTGAGCCAAGCTTCGATCATCTCCCTTTTGAAACGCCATTGATTGCCCACTTTAAACGCCGGCAGTTTTCTTTGATTGACTAGACGGTAGACGGTGAATTTATCCACCTTTAGATAACGCGCTACCTGATCGGTCGTTAAAAGATCTTCTTGCATTTTAAACTCCTATATGGCAACATTTGGCAACTTTTTGCAATCCTATACTGTAGTTAGCTATTTTAGTCAAGCGAGGATGGGAGAGAGGATGGGAAACACGATGGGGGGCAAACAAGGATCCTTGGTCGCCCTTATTTTTCTTCTGCTTCTAATTTGGGGCGGAGATTCATTTGCCGGGGGATTTTATCTTCCTCATCAAACAGCCAGGGGCGTCGGACTTTCCAATGCGCTCACGGCGGGCGTGAACGATCCGTCTGCAGTTTATTACAACCCTGCCGCCCTAGGTGAGGTTGAGGGCAATCAGCTTTTGCTGACCGGGACTTACATCAGCATTATCAACAGCGTCGAAAACAGCGGCCGCGAAGCGGACAACGAGCATGAACACCACTTTACCGGCAGTCTTTTCGGCAATTACCATTTCACAAAGGATTTAACGTGGGGACTCGGCATTTATACGCCGTTCGGCCTCGCGACGTCATACGGCGACGGCTTCACCCGATTCGGCGCGCGACAGACAGAACTCAAAACATATTACCTGACGCCCGCCGCCTCGTGGAAATTGACCAATTTCCTTTCCGTAGGCGGGGGCTTCAGCTTTGTTCATGGCTCGGCCATCCTCTCGCGGTCCTTGTGTTTGTTCCCCGCGCCACCACCGGCCGGATGCGGGCTAGAGGAAAAGATTCGCATCACCGACAAGTCCAATGCCTATAGCTATAACGTCGGCATCCTGGTGAAGCCCATGGAGTCGGTAAAGATCGGCTTCAGTTACCGCGGACGCGCCGATTTGCACTTCGACGATGCCGATACCAAGTTCAGCGGCGCCCTGGGCGCTGCGAAATTGAAAGCGAATGTTCGCCCCATCCCCTTGCCTGCGATTATCAATCTCGGCTTGTTCTGGCAGATAACCCCGTCCTGGGGCGCGGAGATCGTCTACGAGTACCAGCGCTGGAGCGAGTTCAAGGATATCCGGGCGACCTTATCGAGAAGCCCTTTCCTGGGCTTTCCGAGATCCTTTACTCTCAACGAGAGCTGGCAGAATAGTAATACCCTGCGGTTCGGGAGCTTCTACCGCGTAACCAAAAACATCGAGCTAAGAGGAGGCATCGGCCTCGAGGAAACCCCCATCCCCAATAAAACCTTGAACCCTGCGATTCCCGGCGCGGATCTTCTCACTCTCAACGGCGGCCTGGGATACAAGTGGGAAAAATTTTTCGTCGATCTGGGATACCAGGCGGTCTTCTATGAGACGCGGAGGGTTCGCAATTCGGAGTTGGAGGGCGGGACCGCTCCCGGCTCGCCGTTCGCCGGCGCTCCGGGCAAAGACAAGTACAAGACTTTCAATAACTTTGTTTCCGTGTCCTTGGGCTACCGCTTTTGATTAACATTCCAGAAAATTATTCGATAAGTCCCCAACGGAGCGCGATAGCCACGGCGTTGTGTGTATTTCGCGCATACAGTTTTTTCTTGATTACCTCGACATGTTTCTTAACAGTGCGCTCTGTAATACCCAAGCTGTGCCCAATCTCCTTTTGCTCGAATCCCCAGGACAGCAGCTTAAGGATTTCCTTCTTCTTCTCGTCATGCAAAATTGGCATGGCGTAGCTTCGTCTAAATGCTACGGCGACACATGGAACTAGCGCGGCGAACGTCTCGAATTTATTGCGACATTCCTCTTCAGAGTTCATTGCCAAGGAAAAGTAGCTACCTACTTTACCCTCCACCTCGATTGCTCCTCCCGCCATTGTGTGTTCGAGGCCGTAGGACACCGCCTGCTTGACATACGTCGGATCAAACTGGTCACCCAACCGACTAAAGACATCAGCCCAGTACTGACAGCGTCGGGTGCGTAACCACTCCTGGAGCAGCGTATCCCGCTGTGGCATTCCGCTTGAAAAGTACCAGTTGAGAAATGCTCGAGGGTAATCTATATCGCCGACACGCGCGGCGGCAAGTGTAGTCGGACTCCCCCAACCGTAGACCATGCAGCGGTACGGAACTATTTCTCGAAAGTACAGCAGCAGCCTTTGAAATTGTTTGGGCGTGTGGCATTTAGCCGCGTATTCCATGAACGTATCGAGCCCATCTTTTCGCTCGCGGCCGTCCTTCTCGCGTGCTAGAATCTTACGCATAGCGCCCACGGCAGCTTCCCGCTTACGCAATACTTCAATTGACTGCTTCGTAGTTCCGAACGATAGAATAACCTACCCTTGCCTCGCTGGTCCCGGATGCTGGGTGTCTGTAGGGACAACTGGCAAAAAGACATATTGTCGTCCGTCGTTCGTGCGGATATACAGGGGAACGGCATATGTACGCTGACTCTGCGGATGCATCCATAGCAAGAAAGGTCCTCTATAGCAACCGAATACTTCTGGCAGAGTAGCGCGGCTTTTTTAGCTCATACACTAGCGTTCTCGTCAACCTCATTGGGGTAGCTGCGATGACCTTATATCAGCTCGAGGTCTTCGACCGCGTGGCAAAGCTCCGTAGCTTTACCAAGGCCGCAAAAGAGCTACAGATCGGCCAGCCCACTGTTTCCTCCCTTGTGGACAGGCTGCAGGGAGAATTGGGGATCAAGCTGTTCGAGAGAATCGGGACCGTGAGTCACCTCACCGAGGCTGGAACGAGATTACTCCAGACAGCCCAAAACATCCTGACACTCATCCAGGAAACCAGAGATGCAATGGAGGAACTGAAAGGGTTGAGAAAAGGAAAAATCAGAGTGGGCGGTTCAAGTATCGCGGCCGCATTATTTCTTCCCGTAGCGACCCAAGCATTCAAAAAAGATCACCCTCAATGTGAGCTTATCTTAGGAATCGAGAGAAGCGATACCTTGGAAAAACAACTCTTAGAGGGAGATCTCGATGTGGCTATCATGGGATGGCGGCCAAACTCTACGCAGCTAGTCAGCGACGCCTTCCGTGCGGAAGAGATCGTAGCTATTGCACCACCCGGTCACGCGCTTGCCAAGAAATGCCGCGTTTCTCTAAACCTTATCGCTAAAGAACCGCTGATTCTCCCAGGAAAAGGCGCGGCGGTGCGCGGTCTCGTCGAACGAAGATTTATCGACGCGAAGCTGTCATTTACGCCTGTTTTAGAGGTCAATGGCCGAGTCGGCTGCAAGGATGCCATCAAAAGCGCGGTGGCGAATGGTCTCGGCATTGGATTCCTACCGAAGTGTCACGTTAACGCAGAGGTTGAAGCGGGGCGCTTGAAATTTTTAAATGCTTACGAGCTGCACTTGAAACAGACCATGTATATCGTCATTCATAAAAAGAGAAAGAATTTGGAGTTTGTCCGGGCGTTTGTCGATTTCTTGAAGCGACACAACCGATGGGTCTGAAGAGACTACATCGAATCACCTCTTTTGTGCTTTTTCGACCTTCGCCCATGAGTCGCGCAGCGTAACCGTGCGGTTGAATACCAGCCTCCGTTCGGTCGAATCCACGGCATCCACGCAAAAGTAACCCAGCCTCTCAAACTGGTAGCGGCTTCCGGGCGCCGCGCCGGCCAGAAACGGCTCGACCCGACAAGATGTCAAGGTGTCGAGCGAGTTGGGATTGATATTGCTCGTCCAATTCACGCCCTCTTCGACATCGTCCGGATTTTCCGCGCTAAAGAGATGGTCGTAGAGCCGCGCCTCGGCCTCGATTGCGTGCGCGGCCGAGACCCAATGGAGCGTCGCCTTGACTTTG is a window encoding:
- a CDS encoding methyltransferase domain-containing protein, with protein sequence MSKQQIIHEERLLEVPGETFVTTRIELTSRAGKTIIAYLDVPKAATPAGLILVPPAYGDIKENYLFMSAYFAANGFQCLRFDWTDHVGESEGDIFVARLTKMNDDFLGLLDYAEGRWPSLRAGILATSLAGRVALKVASVDPRVKFLVLLAPVVNLQATLNAIYREDLIGNYLQGKRYGTLDVMGFPIHADGFLGDAVQGSLASISSAVEDAGHLHVPTALFVGERDHWVDIGEAQSTYRAMSCPDKAFVVFPNALHRFSENAEILDSVLKEAVHFAAARLNRNCPTHGDVHRPDLKFVQARQAAEKAFLRNVYEYSKAEEREFWKKYLSNFQYIINIHDYWNLLGLIYKLLGSAWPGQKVLDAGCGNGNYGLFLVSKQLYRVSQNVRYLTEPAISYVAADFIQEALHEASKKIHAVETEFKRNRELSSRSSAFVDAKFILSDLETRIPFADNVFDQICCNLVVSYLRDPGKTIQEFRRVLRPGGKIVISSLKPNTDLSEVYRNFVSVAENDAQVEEARHLLSNSGLIKLKEVRGIYHFYSEKELRGLMRQAGFNRTRIFRSFGDQANVAFAEKAL
- a CDS encoding helix-turn-helix domain-containing protein; translated protein: MQEDLLTTDQVARYLKVDKFTVYRLVNQRKLPAFKVGNQWRFKREMIEAWLTTNMNVPLPSAAH
- a CDS encoding outer membrane protein transport protein encodes the protein MGNTMGGKQGSLVALIFLLLLIWGGDSFAGGFYLPHQTARGVGLSNALTAGVNDPSAVYYNPAALGEVEGNQLLLTGTYISIINSVENSGREADNEHEHHFTGSLFGNYHFTKDLTWGLGIYTPFGLATSYGDGFTRFGARQTELKTYYLTPAASWKLTNFLSVGGGFSFVHGSAILSRSLCLFPAPPPAGCGLEEKIRITDKSNAYSYNVGILVKPMESVKIGFSYRGRADLHFDDADTKFSGALGAAKLKANVRPIPLPAIINLGLFWQITPSWGAEIVYEYQRWSEFKDIRATLSRSPFLGFPRSFTLNESWQNSNTLRFGSFYRVTKNIELRGGIGLEETPIPNKTLNPAIPGADLLTLNGGLGYKWEKFFVDLGYQAVFYETRRVRNSELEGGTAPGSPFAGAPGKDKYKTFNNFVSVSLGYRF
- a CDS encoding LuxR C-terminal-related transcriptional regulator; the protein is MRKILAREKDGRERKDGLDTFMEYAAKCHTPKQFQRLLLYFREIVPYRCMVYGWGSPTTLAAARVGDIDYPRAFLNWYFSSGMPQRDTLLQEWLRTRRCQYWADVFSRLGDQFDPTYVKQAVSYGLEHTMAGGAIEVEGKVGSYFSLAMNSEEECRNKFETFAALVPCVAVAFRRSYAMPILHDEKKKEILKLLSWGFEQKEIGHSLGITERTVKKHVEVIKKKLYARNTHNAVAIALRWGLIE
- a CDS encoding LysR family transcriptional regulator, with the protein product MTLYQLEVFDRVAKLRSFTKAAKELQIGQPTVSSLVDRLQGELGIKLFERIGTVSHLTEAGTRLLQTAQNILTLIQETRDAMEELKGLRKGKIRVGGSSIAAALFLPVATQAFKKDHPQCELILGIERSDTLEKQLLEGDLDVAIMGWRPNSTQLVSDAFRAEEIVAIAPPGHALAKKCRVSLNLIAKEPLILPGKGAAVRGLVERRFIDAKLSFTPVLEVNGRVGCKDAIKSAVANGLGIGFLPKCHVNAEVEAGRLKFLNAYELHLKQTMYIVIHKKRKNLEFVRAFVDFLKRHNRWV